TGCTTGAAGCGGATGATCGGATCTCCAATGCTTCTTAACACTTTTTGATGGATGTCTTCCCATCCTCCGACGTAGTCAATGACTTTATGTTCAAAGGGATCGTAGAAAAGTCCGTTGATGGTAAAATCGCGCCGGATCACATCTTCTTCTTCGGTTCCCCAAGTATTATCCCGCACGATCAGGTCGCTTGCATTCTCTCCGGATCGGAAAGTGGAGACCTCGATAATTTTTTTGCCAAACTTGATGTGGGCGAGCCGGAATCTTTTCCCAATGAGGAAACAATTTCTTCGAAAAATTTTTTTTATTTCTTGCGGATGCGCAGAGGTGGAAATATCGAAATCCTTTGGCTCGCGTTTGACCAGAAGATCTCTGACACTTCCTCCAACAAGGTAGGCCGTGTAGCCGGCTTCGTTAAGTTTTCGAATCACATATAAAGCGTCGGAATCGACGTGGGCCGGATCAATTTCGTGATCGTCGGCCACAAATTCTCTGGGGCGCACTAGCTGACATCTCGAGTTAACAATCTAGGAAGAAATAAGCCCAAAAATCGGTGCTTTGGCGGCCAAAACCCCGATTTATGAGCTTTTTCGATCCAATAAATTGATGTTAAAAACTATCTTATCATCCCCAAAACTAAGGGAAATTTGTTAAATTGTCAACTGTTTTCCAGATATAAGCGACTGTCGGGATCTTATTTGATCGCACGCGTGAAATCCCTTCGAGATCTGTTTTTTCTGCACCGACTGATAAATAAAAAGATTGGTAAGGGTTTTCTTTGGCTATCCAGACAAAACATGAATGAAAACCGTTTTCAGTTAACCATTTGAAATATTTATTTACTAAATTTCTCCCAATCCCTTTGCCTCTGGATTCTTCAAGAAGGTAAATGGCATAGATCTCTGCATCGCAGTTTTCCAAAGTTTGGCGTGCCTGGCCTCCACTTAAGAAGCCTACAATCCGATCGTTTTCGACGGCGACTAAAATCGTTGCTTGACTGCCTAAAGACTTAATCGTTTCACGCCAGTTTTCTACGCGATCTTCCCAGTTCATCGCGCTAAGCACT
This genomic window from Waddlia chondrophila WSU 86-1044 contains:
- a CDS encoding GNAT family N-acetyltransferase; amino-acid sequence: MIEIRNATPEDAEQIAKVHVKSWQTTYQKIVDEEVLSAMNWEDRVENWRETIKSLGSQATILVAVENDRIVGFLSGGQARQTLENCDAEIYAIYLLEESRGKGIGRNLVNKYFKWLTENGFHSCFVWIAKENPYQSFYLSVGAEKTDLEGISRVRSNKIPTVAYIWKTVDNLTNFP